In Meleagris gallopavo isolate NT-WF06-2002-E0010 breed Aviagen turkey brand Nicholas breeding stock unplaced genomic scaffold, Turkey_5.1 ChrUn_random_7180001840510, whole genome shotgun sequence, the DNA window AGTACATTCATAATAGTCAGAATGAGATCATAAAAAGTGTTGCATCTTGGGACAATTGCTAATCTTTGCCTGGATCAGTGTACAGCATCAACTCTAGCTGTTGAATTTGTTTGAATTTGCTAATTTGCCACGCTTTGCTTTATGGCTTCTAACCTTTTTTTGGCTAGATGATCTGCCCACGCTGATTACTGGACCTCACCCCAACCAGCCTGACATCCTTGATGTACCTTCTGTTGATGAGGGGACCCCTTACCTCACAAACAATAGGTATGACAATGGAAACGGTATCCAACTTCCAGGCTCATCAGGGCACCCTCAGACAATAGGACACCAAGGTCAGCAAGTCTTCTTTGAGGAGCATGGCTACAGACGGCCTGTACCCACCACGGCAACTCCCCTTAGGCCTGGGTCGAGACGGCAGCCTCCAAATGTAGATGAAGCAATCGAAATCCCAGGGTACCAAGTGCCAATCATAGTTGAACCTTCTTACCCCCACTCCCGTGGGCCCAGGCGCAACGACACCACTGGCCAAGAAGCTCTTTCCCAGACAACCATCTCCTGGAGGCCTTTGCTGGAGAGCACTGAGTACATCATCTCATGCCAACCAGTCAGCCAGGACGAAGATACTTTGCAGGTAACTGAACTGTCTTCCCCTGGGTCTCTAGCTTTTTGCTGTAGTAAGGAGGTGGCAGTCTGAGTTGGCTCAGTCTTACTAATGTGTAGCAGAGAGCAGGAAGGATAAACGCCTCTCTTGTAATTCGCAGAGAAAAGTGAATTACAAGCTACAGGAGAAAAGTGccaaaacagaaagcttttgaaAGGCTTAGTTAGCACCAACTTTTTGCCAGGGAAGGGAGTAGGCAGCGAGACAACTGGGAGTTTGCTCCAGAGTTACAAAGACATTAGTGCTGCTACTCCATGACAAAGATTTCCTTAGCCCATCTCAGTTCTTTGTTGGTTTGTCTCCCCCTGAAATGGCAATTACAATATATCCATTGTATCCACAGTCCA includes these proteins:
- the LOC104915661 gene encoding fibronectin-like — translated: LLNLFEFANLPRFALWLLTFFWLDDLPTLITGPHPNQPDILDVPSVDEGTPYLTNNRYDNGNGIQLPGSSGHPQTIGHQGQQVFFEEHGYRRPVPTTATPLRPGSRRQPPNVDEAIEIPGYQVPIIVEPSYPHSRGPRRNDTTGQEALSQTTISWRPLLESTEYIISCQPVSQDEDTLQFRVPGTSSSATLTGLTRGATYNIIVEALKDHRRQKVLEEVVTVGNTGKRKSYGV